In a single window of the Pseudogemmatithrix spongiicola genome:
- a CDS encoding c-type cytochrome, translated as MKRFLKVAAFAAGGLIVLAGAGVAGLYAWSNGELTATVEDPTHPFTAPTDSASIARGEHVMKALAKCGDCHGEDFGGRTMVDDAAIGRLSGPNITTGRGGVLSGMTDADIERAIRHGVAKDGRRLVLMPSHEYQLMSDEDVGVLIAYLRTVAPVDREIPPNRVGPLARALYATNKMPLFPANSVTHRNEVVPSVAPDSTVAYGRYLANGGCSGCHAQNFSGGPIGGAPPDWPHASNLTPTGLAAYNYDAFVRVLTTGTRPDGTTLHPVMPVQATKLMTPVEMTAIWKYLQTVPAAETGTR; from the coding sequence ATGAAGCGATTCCTGAAAGTGGCGGCGTTTGCCGCCGGCGGCCTCATCGTCCTCGCGGGTGCGGGCGTTGCGGGCCTGTACGCGTGGTCCAACGGCGAACTCACGGCCACGGTCGAGGACCCCACCCACCCGTTCACCGCCCCGACGGACTCGGCATCGATTGCGCGCGGCGAGCACGTGATGAAGGCGCTCGCGAAGTGCGGCGACTGCCACGGCGAGGACTTCGGTGGCCGCACGATGGTGGATGATGCGGCAATCGGCCGGCTGAGCGGCCCGAACATCACGACGGGTCGCGGCGGCGTGCTTTCGGGCATGACGGACGCGGACATCGAGCGGGCGATCCGCCACGGCGTGGCCAAGGACGGCCGTCGCCTCGTGTTGATGCCCTCGCACGAGTACCAACTGATGTCCGACGAGGACGTCGGCGTGTTGATCGCGTATCTCCGGACAGTGGCCCCGGTGGACCGCGAGATTCCGCCGAACCGCGTGGGGCCGCTGGCCCGCGCGCTGTACGCGACGAACAAGATGCCGCTGTTCCCGGCGAACAGCGTGACGCATCGCAACGAGGTGGTGCCGTCCGTCGCGCCCGACTCGACGGTGGCCTACGGCAGATACCTCGCGAACGGCGGCTGCTCGGGTTGCCACGCCCAGAACTTCTCGGGCGGTCCCATCGGCGGCGCGCCGCCGGACTGGCCGCACGCGTCGAACCTCACGCCGACGGGTCTCGCCGCCTACAACTACGACGCGTTCGTGCGCGTGCTCACGACCGGCACGCGCCCCGACGGCACGACGCTGCACCCGGTGATGCCCGTGCAGGCGACCAAGCTGATGACGCCGGTGGAGATGACGGCGATCTGGAAGTACCTGCAGACCGTGCCGGCGGCCGAGACGGGTACCCGATAG
- a CDS encoding MetS family NSS transporter small subunit produces the protein MTTLGWIFMTFSLLLVWGGTFWCFKKVLETPQEEKAPPGFGP, from the coding sequence ATGACGACCCTGGGTTGGATCTTCATGACATTCTCGCTCCTGCTCGTGTGGGGCGGCACATTCTGGTGCTTCAAGAAGGTGTTGGAGACGCCGCAGGAGGAGAAGGCGCCGCCGGGCTTCGGGCCGTAG
- a CDS encoding DUF502 domain-containing protein: protein MRHLVSYFLRGLVLTVPLAVTIAVCWIALRTIDGWLGIPVPGAGLLVTLAAITLVGFLGSNFLWNTMVERMERMLDRLPFVRILYNATKDLLDAFVGEKRRFDRPVLVAMSADGAVRTFGFITQESLERLGLADDVAVYFPQSYNFAGQLVVVPASRVTKIEAPSSDVLAFIVSGGVTDVPGAKHGN from the coding sequence ATGCGCCACCTCGTTTCGTACTTCCTCCGCGGCCTCGTGCTCACCGTCCCGCTCGCGGTGACGATCGCCGTCTGCTGGATTGCGCTGCGCACCATCGATGGCTGGCTGGGCATTCCCGTGCCCGGCGCCGGGCTGCTCGTGACGCTCGCGGCCATTACGCTCGTCGGATTCCTCGGCTCGAACTTCCTCTGGAACACGATGGTGGAGCGGATGGAGCGGATGCTCGACCGCCTGCCGTTCGTGCGGATCCTCTACAACGCGACGAAGGACCTGCTGGACGCCTTCGTCGGCGAGAAGCGGCGCTTCGACCGCCCAGTGCTGGTCGCCATGAGCGCGGACGGCGCGGTGCGGACCTTTGGCTTCATCACCCAGGAGTCGCTGGAGCGGCTCGGCCTGGCCGATGATGTGGCGGTGTACTTCCCGCAGTCGTACAACTTCGCGGGGCAACTCGTCGTCGTGCCGGCGTCGCGCGTGACGAAGATCGAGGCGCCGAGCTCGGACGTGCTGGCGTTCATCGTCTCCGGCGGCGTCACCGATGTGCCCGGCGCCAAGCATGGAAACTGA
- a CDS encoding sodium:calcium symporter yields the protein MSDNKEEWGSKLGVILAVAGSAVGLGNFLRFPGQAAANGGGAFLIPYFCALFLLGLPIGWAEWTMGKYGGKKGLHGAPMVMGAIGKGRLARYLGVLGVLIPLGVSTYYVFIETWTFAYFLKYISGGIGIDRTADIVTQTAQSGSFYTMITGADGDGLLFTGDSKFTVISWIVVFAVNIFFVFRGLSKGIEKFVSYAMPVMAVCALIVLIRVLTLGTPNPAIPEQNVINGLGYMWNPDFSALGNFQTWLAAAGQIFFSLSVGFGVIINYASYMKAKDDVALSGLTASATNELFEVGFGGMITLTAAFVFLGLSGTAGAVATGSFGLGFNTLPVVFAQMGAFENIIGAIWFLMLWLAAITSSLSMYAPATAHLKEATGWSHTKSTSTIAIIGTIGAILTLWFTAGGAFWSTVDFWVGTYLIFVLAMVQIIYFGWVFGIERGWKELHQGASIQVPTIFKVIMKYIAPAYLIIVFVGFTIQNFRASLEASWANTGSRVAMLTIAAILAYLVIVTYVGEKRLRAAGVDIDDNNPAD from the coding sequence ATGTCTGATAACAAGGAAGAATGGGGCAGTAAACTCGGCGTGATCCTCGCAGTCGCGGGATCCGCCGTGGGCCTCGGCAACTTCCTCCGCTTTCCCGGCCAGGCGGCTGCGAACGGCGGCGGCGCATTCCTGATTCCGTATTTCTGCGCGCTGTTCCTGCTGGGCCTGCCGATCGGCTGGGCCGAGTGGACGATGGGCAAGTACGGCGGCAAGAAGGGCCTGCACGGCGCGCCGATGGTGATGGGGGCCATCGGCAAGGGTCGCCTCGCGCGCTATCTCGGCGTGCTTGGCGTGCTCATCCCGCTGGGCGTGAGCACGTACTACGTGTTCATCGAGACGTGGACGTTCGCGTACTTCCTCAAGTACATCAGCGGCGGCATCGGCATCGACCGCACGGCAGACATCGTCACGCAGACGGCGCAGTCCGGGTCGTTCTATACGATGATCACCGGCGCCGACGGCGACGGCCTGCTCTTCACGGGCGACTCCAAGTTCACCGTGATCAGCTGGATCGTCGTGTTCGCGGTCAACATCTTCTTCGTGTTCCGCGGGCTGTCGAAGGGCATCGAGAAATTCGTCTCCTACGCGATGCCCGTGATGGCCGTCTGCGCGTTGATCGTCCTGATCCGCGTGCTCACGCTCGGCACGCCGAACCCGGCGATTCCCGAGCAGAACGTGATCAACGGCCTCGGCTACATGTGGAACCCCGACTTCTCGGCGCTCGGGAACTTCCAGACATGGCTGGCGGCCGCCGGGCAAATCTTCTTCTCGCTGTCCGTCGGCTTCGGCGTCATCATCAACTACGCCTCCTATATGAAGGCGAAGGATGACGTCGCACTGTCGGGCCTCACGGCGTCGGCGACCAACGAACTCTTCGAGGTGGGCTTCGGCGGGATGATCACGCTCACCGCCGCCTTCGTGTTCCTCGGCTTGAGCGGCACGGCCGGTGCGGTCGCGACGGGCTCGTTCGGCCTCGGCTTCAACACGCTGCCGGTGGTATTCGCGCAGATGGGTGCGTTCGAGAACATCATCGGCGCGATCTGGTTCTTGATGCTCTGGCTGGCGGCGATCACGAGCTCGCTCTCGATGTACGCCCCGGCGACGGCGCACCTGAAGGAGGCGACGGGCTGGTCGCACACCAAGTCCACGTCGACGATCGCCATCATCGGCACCATCGGCGCGATCCTCACGCTCTGGTTCACGGCGGGCGGCGCCTTCTGGAGCACGGTGGACTTCTGGGTCGGGACCTACCTGATCTTCGTGCTGGCGATGGTGCAGATCATCTACTTCGGCTGGGTGTTCGGCATCGAGCGCGGCTGGAAGGAGTTGCACCAAGGCGCGTCGATCCAGGTGCCGACGATCTTCAAGGTGATCATGAAGTACATCGCGCCGGCGTACCTGATCATCGTGTTCGTGGGCTTCACGATCCAGAACTTCAGGGCCTCGCTGGAGGCGTCCTGGGCCAACACGGGCTCGCGCGTCGCGATGCTGACCATCGCGGCGATCCTCGCGTACCTCGTGATCGTGACCTATGTCGGTGAGAAGCGCCTGCGCGCGGCCGGCGTGGACATCGACGACAACAACCCTGCGGACTGA
- a CDS encoding alpha/beta hydrolase family protein, whose translation MHFRLVVLRAARVVALLLLPALAAAQGERKVLTQDTYDLWRSILQPTLSPDGRWAVYTLSPTAGNGELVVRATAAATEYRVARGSTGRPLQSVTGQPFSPQAAQVTGDSRFVVFLRYPTQGALDSARARRARAADQPKASLGILSLADGNVTEIEKVRGYSVARDGGRWVVYQPEADTAASRNGARAGADSSARPARRKDTGSPLVIRELATGTETRIEHVSAYELNESERWLAYARAGADSLGVDGVYVRDLTTGVETALKVATGNYRSLAFDEAGSQLAFITDADSWGAETVRFAVYHAALAGPRSRPGPQQATRAVAASEIAEGLQVAERSRVDFVESGSALTFGVSRIQPDSIPADSLADKAVVDLWHWQDARPQPMQRIQAGQDRNRQYTAIYHIAAKQMRQLGSREFPNITLSSDGRTAVANTNVPYELDAIAGEGGTDINVINTLTGAVRRVATKVRGGGQLSPGGKYVTWWENRAWRVHDIAANRTRELTAGVTGVSFEDESHDTPSEPGPYGLGGWAAADAAVLVYDRFDVWDVDPAGVRAARNLTDGAGRRDSMTFRVVDFDADLDYIDPAAPLYLRAFDIRSKDAGVYRDRLGANTAPERLVMAPKTWPVLQKARRAEQFLVARADFREYPDLWSGPRFDQLTRLSDAMPEQSQYRWGNVRLHKWMNSDGVPMEGLLYTPEGFDPSRKYAMVVYFYEQLSDNLHQYHRPAGRNIINPSVYTSLGYVVFFPNIHYTPGYPGPSSVKSIVPGVQSLIAQGFVDPKRVGIGGQSWGGYQTAYIITQTNLFAAAVPNATVVNMTSAYGGIRWESGVERAIVNYERGQSRIGGSLWEYPERYMENSPLFFLDRVTTPVLFMANDADGAVPWYQGIEFFVAMRRLGKEAYMLNYNGDAHNPRKYANQKDIDRRMQEFFAHHLLGAPKPEWMERGIPFLERGRDQLNR comes from the coding sequence ATGCATTTCCGTCTTGTCGTCCTCCGGGCGGCGCGAGTCGTCGCGCTGCTGCTCCTGCCGGCCCTCGCGGCTGCCCAAGGCGAGCGCAAGGTCCTCACGCAGGACACCTACGACCTCTGGCGCTCGATTCTCCAGCCCACGCTCTCGCCCGACGGGCGCTGGGCGGTCTACACGCTCTCGCCGACCGCCGGCAACGGCGAGCTCGTGGTTCGCGCGACGGCGGCCGCGACGGAATATCGCGTCGCACGCGGGTCCACCGGCCGTCCGCTGCAGAGCGTGACCGGTCAGCCCTTCTCGCCGCAGGCAGCGCAGGTTACGGGTGACTCGCGCTTCGTCGTGTTCTTGCGCTATCCCACGCAGGGCGCCTTGGACTCGGCGCGGGCCCGTCGTGCCCGCGCCGCCGACCAGCCCAAGGCCTCGCTCGGCATCCTCTCGCTCGCCGATGGCAACGTGACGGAGATCGAGAAGGTGCGCGGCTACTCCGTCGCGCGCGACGGTGGCCGTTGGGTGGTCTACCAGCCGGAGGCGGATACCGCCGCGTCGCGCAACGGCGCGCGTGCCGGCGCCGACTCCTCTGCCCGCCCCGCGCGGCGCAAGGACACCGGCAGCCCGCTCGTCATCCGCGAGCTCGCCACCGGAACGGAGACGCGTATCGAGCACGTGAGTGCGTACGAGCTCAATGAAAGCGAGCGCTGGCTGGCCTACGCGCGCGCCGGCGCCGACTCGCTGGGCGTCGATGGCGTGTACGTCCGCGATCTCACGACCGGCGTCGAGACGGCGCTGAAGGTCGCCACCGGCAACTATCGCTCGCTGGCCTTCGACGAAGCGGGCTCGCAGCTGGCGTTCATCACGGACGCCGATTCCTGGGGTGCCGAGACCGTGCGCTTTGCCGTGTACCACGCCGCGCTCGCGGGGCCGCGGAGTCGGCCCGGCCCGCAGCAGGCGACCCGCGCTGTGGCCGCCAGCGAGATCGCCGAAGGCTTGCAGGTCGCGGAGCGCAGCCGCGTCGACTTTGTGGAGAGCGGCAGCGCGCTCACGTTCGGCGTCTCGCGCATCCAGCCCGACTCCATTCCCGCCGACTCGCTTGCCGACAAGGCCGTCGTGGATCTCTGGCACTGGCAGGATGCCCGTCCGCAACCGATGCAGCGCATCCAGGCCGGGCAGGACCGCAACCGCCAGTACACGGCCATCTACCACATCGCCGCGAAGCAGATGCGGCAGTTGGGCTCGCGGGAGTTCCCGAACATCACGCTCTCCAGCGATGGCCGTACGGCGGTGGCGAACACCAACGTGCCCTACGAGCTCGATGCCATCGCGGGCGAAGGCGGCACGGACATCAACGTCATCAACACGCTCACCGGCGCGGTGCGTCGCGTCGCGACCAAGGTGCGCGGTGGCGGCCAGCTCTCACCGGGCGGCAAGTACGTCACATGGTGGGAGAATCGCGCCTGGCGCGTGCATGACATCGCCGCCAACCGCACGCGCGAGCTCACGGCCGGGGTGACCGGCGTGTCCTTCGAGGACGAGTCACACGACACGCCGAGTGAGCCTGGGCCCTACGGACTCGGCGGCTGGGCCGCCGCCGATGCTGCGGTACTGGTGTACGATCGCTTCGACGTCTGGGACGTGGACCCCGCGGGCGTACGCGCGGCGCGCAATCTCACCGATGGCGCGGGCCGTCGGGACAGCATGACGTTCCGTGTGGTCGACTTCGACGCCGATCTCGACTACATCGATCCCGCCGCGCCGCTGTACCTGCGCGCCTTCGACATCCGCAGCAAGGATGCCGGCGTGTATCGCGATCGCCTCGGCGCGAACACGGCGCCGGAACGCCTCGTCATGGCGCCCAAGACCTGGCCCGTGCTCCAGAAGGCCCGACGCGCCGAGCAGTTCCTCGTGGCGCGCGCGGACTTCCGCGAGTATCCGGATCTGTGGTCCGGCCCGCGCTTCGACCAGCTCACGCGGCTGTCCGACGCGATGCCGGAGCAGTCGCAGTACCGCTGGGGCAACGTCCGCCTGCACAAGTGGATGAACAGCGACGGCGTGCCGATGGAGGGCCTGCTGTACACCCCGGAGGGCTTCGATCCCAGCCGCAAGTACGCGATGGTCGTGTACTTCTACGAGCAGCTCTCCGACAACCTGCACCAGTACCACCGGCCGGCGGGTCGCAACATCATCAACCCCAGCGTGTACACGTCGCTCGGCTACGTGGTGTTCTTCCCGAACATCCATTACACGCCCGGCTACCCTGGCCCCAGCTCGGTGAAGAGCATCGTGCCCGGTGTGCAGTCGCTGATCGCGCAGGGCTTCGTCGACCCGAAGCGCGTGGGCATCGGCGGTCAGTCGTGGGGCGGCTACCAGACGGCGTACATCATCACGCAGACGAATCTCTTCGCGGCGGCGGTGCCGAACGCGACGGTCGTGAACATGACGTCCGCGTACGGCGGTATCCGCTGGGAGAGCGGCGTCGAGCGCGCCATCGTGAACTACGAACGCGGCCAGAGCCGGATCGGCGGGTCGCTGTGGGAGTATCCGGAGCGCTACATGGAGAACTCGCCGCTGTTCTTCCTCGACCGCGTCACGACGCCGGTGCTGTTCATGGCCAACGATGCCGACGGCGCGGTGCCGTGGTACCAGGGCATCGAGTTCTTCGTCGCGATGCGTCGCCTGGGCAAGGAAGCCTACATGCTCAACTACAATGGCGATGCGCACAACCCGCGGAAGTACGCGAACCAGAAGGACATCGACCGCCGCATGCAGGAGTTCTTCGCCCACCACCTGCTTGGCGCGCCGAAGCCCGAGTGGATGGAGCGGGGCATTCCGTTCCTCGAGCGCGGGCGGGATCAGCTGAATCGCTGA